The proteins below come from a single Cannabis sativa cultivar Pink pepper isolate KNU-18-1 chromosome 3, ASM2916894v1, whole genome shotgun sequence genomic window:
- the LOC115708676 gene encoding glyceraldehyde-3-phosphate dehydrogenase, with protein sequence MGKIKIGINGFGRIGRLVARVALQRDDVELVAVNDPFITTDYMTYMFKYDSVHGQWKHFDLKVKDEKTLLFGDKPVAVFGNRNPEEIPWGQVGADFIVESTGVFTDKDKAAAHLKGGAKKVIISAPSKDAPMFVVGVNEHEYKSDLHIISNASCTTNCLAPLAKVINDRFGIVEGLMTTVHSITATQKTVDGPSAKDWRGGRAASFNIIPSSTGAAKAVGKVLPALNGKLTGMAFRVPTVDVSVVDLTVRLEKAATYEQIKAAIKEESEGKMKGILGYTEDDVVSTDFVGDNRSSIFDAKAGIALNDKFVKLVSWYDNEWGYSTRVIDLIVHVAKTK encoded by the exons ATGG GGAAAATCAAGATCGGAATCAACG GATTTGGAAGAATCGGTAGGTTGGTGGCTAGGGTTGCTTTACAGAGGGATGATGTTGAACTAGTTGCTGTTAACGATCCATTCATCACCACTGATTACAtg ACCTACATGTTCAAGTATGACAGTGTTCACGGTCAGTGGAAGCATTTTGATCTTAAAGTTAAGGACGAGAAGACCCTTCTTTTCGGCGATAAGCCCGTCGCTGTCTTTGGCAACAG GAACCCAGAAGAGATCCCATGGGGTCAGGTTGGAGCTGATTTCATTGTGGAATCTACTGGAGTTTTCACTGACAAGGACAAGGCTGCTGCCCATTTGAAG GGAGGTGCCAAGAAGGTCATCATTTCAGCTCCCAGCAAGGATGCTCCCATGTTTGTTGTGGGTGTCAATGAGCACGAATACAAGTCAGATCTTCACATTATTTCCAATGCCAGTTGCACTACCAACTGCCTTGCACCCCTTGCCAAg GTCATTAATGATAGATTTGGCATTGTCGAGGGTCTGATGACCACCGTGCACTCCATCACTG CCACTCAAAAAACTGTTGATGGACCATCTGCCAAGGACTGGAGAGGTGGAAGAGCTGCTTCATTCAACATCATTCCTAGCAGTACTGGAGCTGCTAAG GCTGTTGGGAAAGTGCTTCCAGCTTTGAACGGAAAATTGACTGGAATGGCATTCCGTGTTCCTACTGTTGATGTCTCAGTGGTTGACCTCACAGTAAGGCTGGAGAAGGCTGCCACCTACGAGCAGATTAAAGCTGCTATCAA GGAGGAATCTGAGGGTAAAATGAAGGGAATCTTGGGTTACACCGAGGATGACGTGGTTTCCACTGACTTTGTGGGTGACAACAG GTCAAGCATCTTCGATGCCAAGGCCGGAATTGCTTTGAATGACAAGTTTGTTAAGCTTGTTTCGTGGTATGACAACGAGTGGGGTTACAG CACCCGTGTGATTGACCTCATTGTCCATgttgcaaaaaccaagtga
- the LOC115711499 gene encoding uncharacterized protein LOC115711499 — MATSAFKSTSKRMSIGSSSSASVEDSASSNRSSVHRRSRSLSRFSHRLQTPASDDFDETPAPRGKFVNTVRGSGFPEISLDDLAVEFFDSGDRGRSASRKSEVTPVSGSSVSQRRGRSVARQSSRLTGGSCIGEVKGSTGSNSGSGGGRLTSDNSALSRRRRSVSVVRYQISDSESDLDHSQKRNNANPKSLGSGNEQLRSSHKPKASNQRQGLRRSFSQKDLRSCDGYSSQSSVLTDDEGRDAHSGKNGIERTIRTVYAQKKAQHPTGDDVNGSIYEAMRTELRHAVKEIRTEFEQAMGKTKPTASAPGDCLLSNSSDVLQAVSSIRWNYSTQLEESEKRKQDLLSEIVLEEQRSRELSKIVKELIPEPKISAVVDKPSRAGTRRRSTDKGRMSKRLSEEAEKYIEDFISNIEDTDISSLDGERSDTSSSIGGGISIAKTRISQNPAMSTPLPIDSDGVILPWLKWETSNDASPILGMNKMESSITPNNTSFKTVQEVINEQNPPSQSASSRGSWSPAIMDSLPMKVVEGNGNCRRPSYPDGSKTNQFDMEDYLKLQRDEDLLFERFRQQQRVNSGGMFICNRMYF, encoded by the exons ATGGCTACCTCGGCGTTTAAATCGACCTCGAAGCGAATGTCGATTGGATCATCGTCGTCGGCTTCAGTTGAAGACTCGGCTTCCTCGAATCGGAGCTCGGTTCATCGCCGTTCTCGGAGCCTCAGTCGATTCTCGCACCGGTTGCAGACGCCTGCGAGCGATGATTTCGATGAAACTCCAGCTCCAAGAGGGAAGTTCGTTAACACAGTCCGAGGTTCGGGTTTTCCTGAGATCAGCCTTGATGACCTTGCTGTTGAGTTCTTTGACTCGGGAGATAGAGGTCGCTCGGCTTCGCGTAAGTCTGAGgttactccggtgagtggctcTAGTGTGTCGCAGAGACGAGGAAGGTCCGTGGCGAGGCAGAGCTCGAGGTTGACTGGGGGTAGTTGTATTGGTGAGGTGAAAGGGAGTACTGGTAGCAATTCTGGTAGTGGTGGAGGAAGGTTGACTTCGGATAACAGTGCTCTTTCCAGAAGACGGCGTTCGGTTTCTGTGGTTCGGTATCAAATTAGCGATTCTGAG AGTGATTTAGATCATTCCCAGAAACGTAACAATGCTAATCCTAAGAGCTTAGGAAGTGGAAATGAACAGTTACGCTCCTCACATAAGCCGAAAGCTTCTAATCAAAGACAAGGACTGAGAAGGTCTTTCAGCCAGAAGGATTTGAGGTCCTGCGATGGCTATTCT AGCCAATCTTCAGTTTTAACCGACGATGAAGGGAGGGATGCTCATTCTGGTAAAAATGGAATTGAGCGGACAATTCGAACAGTTTATGCACAGAAGAAG GCACAACATCCAACTGGGGATGATGTGAATGGTAGTATTTATGAGGCAATGCGGACAGAGCTTAGACATGCTGTGAAAGAAATTAGAACAGAGTTTGAACAA GCAATGGGGAAAACAAAACCTACAGCCTCTGCACCAGGCGATTGCTTGCTGTCAAACAGTTCTGATGTACTTCAAGCTGTTTCTTCAATAAGGTGGAATTACTCAACCCAATTGGAAGAG TCTGAGAAGCGTAAACAAGATTTACTATCTGAAATTGTGTTAGAGGAACAACGTAGCAGAGAGCTCTCTAAGATAGTGAAGGAATTGATTCCAGAACCCAAGATCAGTGCTGTTGTAGATAAACCATCACGAGCAGGAACAAGaagg AGGAGTACCGACAAAGGTAGGATGTCAAAAAGACTGTCAGAGGAGGCAGAGAAATACATTGAGGACTTCATTTCAAATATTGAAGATACAGATATATCATCACTCGACGGAGAAAGAAGTGACACGAGTTCAAGTATTGGAGGAGGAATATCAATTGCAAAGACACGAATTTCTCAAAATCCTGCAATGTCGACACCTCTTCCTATTGACTCGGATGGAGTTATACTTCCTTGGTTGAAGTGGGAGACTAGTAACGATGCCTCCCCCATTTTAGGCATGAATAAAATGGAGTCCTCAATAACTCCAAATAATACTTCATTCAAAACTGTTCAG GAGGTAATTAATGAACAGAATCCACCTAGTCAGTCAGCCAGTAGCCGAGGGAGCTGGAGTCCAGCGATTATGGATTCACTTCCTATGAAAGTAGTAGAAGGCAATGGAAATTGTCGACGGCCATCATATCCAGATGGATCAAAAACAAATCAGTTTGACATGGAAGATTATCTGAAGCTTCAAAGAGATGAAGATCTTCTCTTTGAGAGATTTAGACAACAACAGAGAGTTAATTCAGGTGGCATGTTTATATGTAACCGAATGTATTTTTAG